Genomic DNA from Penaeus monodon isolate SGIC_2016 chromosome 40, NSTDA_Pmon_1, whole genome shotgun sequence:
CAAAACAGTAATAGGTTTATTTGGATTCCTTGCATTTTAGGTGGACGCAGCAGACGCAAATAATTTGTCAATACTTTTACAGCAATCATAATGCTGCTGGAAGAaagccattttctttttcttttcttacatctACATACAGCACAGATGCATATACCCATGTGCTGTTGAGATCTAAAGCACAGCAGAAGCAAATTGATCATAACACTTTCACCCTCACACTTACAGCATCTGTCACCCTTTTCTTTGAAGCTAATTCCTTGCGAGGAGGATGATTCTAATCCCGCATCCTATCATCTTATTCACAATATATGTACAACTATGAATAAGTACATGTCAATTTACAACAGGATTTATAGAGGAATTTAATAATCCGTCATTCTTTGTGTTGTGATGACGGTGCCGAAGCAAGCACAGGGAGATAAGGAAATATTTAACATGAAGTCCAAAATCAAATAAGATGACACAGAAGGTACTTAACAGATTTCCGTACTGTTTACAAGGGGGTTTAGTAATTTTTAAGTATTTAAATACAGATTCAGTACACACGCGTAGGTGAACTGTATCAGCAAAAGGGGTATTTTAAATTTGATGTTAAAAAGGAAGAGGTACTATGAGTTCAGTGTGGCCAGTCTGTCATGTGAGATATAATgcctgaagaaaaaaagaaaaaaaaaaaaaaagaaaaaaaaaaaagaaccctttaaatattatgtatgtaactTTAAACTAGAAAgaataaaatccctttttttttttttttttttatactgtagtTACCTATAATGAACTCACAGACTTTCTGTACAAGTCTAACTAGTACAAGTATaacatgtcttttttttaaacaaattctcTACTGTAAAATATCTTCGTTAAGGAGACTAATTAGGTTTACGACTAAATAAGGACACGTTTGTGTAAACTTTTTCTTGTAATCTTCCTAAAAGCTTACGTTGAATCACTTCTTTTGACCAtgttaaaatgatttaaaaatgtaacataaaatatgtttaaacccaaaaatattattgaaaagaAATGTTGATGTTATCAGTTATTTTGAACAAAAGAAGAATCATGCTACACAGAACATTTTAGTTTAAAAGAGCAGCTTgcaaagaatgaatgaatactGTACATATGATAacttaagaaaatagataaataaataaaataaataaatatatactgcaAATTACTTATTTATGGATGAAGAGACcttacttattacttatatatccatacactGTTTATTTAAGGAAGTCACATATCTCATTTACAGGTCTATACAGTGACAAAGGTGACAGAATCCTCAAGTTAGAGGTGGGTACTGTAAGTGTCATGATCTTTAATGTAACAAGAACTGTAATGTTCTCCTCCCACTCCTAGAGTGAACAAGGTAATTTTATACGTACTTCTGCTCATTTTACCTAAGGCTAATAACAACATCTTAAAATTAAAGAAGTGctagtgtaaaaaaataatataaaaagcacATACAAGCAAGCGCAAACATGCTACTCAGTCTGCAACATATGCTAAGACACATTTATAATATGCATGATGCACTAATAACAATGTTTAAATTCATGCTACAATTTTGGGCTTTTATTAACATTCTGAACTTGAccaacagaacagagagagagaaagatgaagacgaaaaaaGGGGAGGACGACGAAACTCACCTGGCAGATCGTCCATTGAGGCCCCAGACCGCACACTAGCATCATCCCTGGTGCTGCCATCAACACTTAGTTTCTTGAGGCTCATGTACTCACCCTGACGGAACTTTACATCTGGCAAGAACAAGACAGCAGCTGGCATGATTCTCCCCACCAACAAAAGGTATTTAGGCCAAAGACATATTGACTTTATATATTTTCCTGCCATTGTGGAACCTGGACATTTTCACTTTATATATTCTCCTGCCATAATAGAACAGTgacatttttgtaatatattttcctgccttgtaacaaaaaaacagaaaaaaacaaacaaacttgaaCCCTGACATCATACAAAACTGAAAGCAAAAgcaaaatcattttcttttttaaactataaaaaGTTGGGGAAcacattatagatattttattgccAGTTTCCAATTGCAAAGACGTTAAGGCTTGAGAGGATGTTCTCTAACCCCAGCAAGAATGAAGAGAATGAAGACGTGCACAATACAAACCATTTTGGATCTTGGCATTCTCATAGTAGGTGTCCTTCAGATTATGTGCAAGTGCATCCTTCCACGGTTTATGCAAACTGTCTGTATCTGCTGCCAAAGTGGATCCTGGTGAGCCCAGGGTGGAGCCCATGGTGGAGCCCAGGGTGGAGCCCCGGGGGGTCCCAAGAGGGTTAATCTGGGGGGtgtggaggtgatggtgatggtggaggcTGTTGGGCTTGGATATGTTTTGAACAAAGTCCCGGGAGTACTGTGGAAGGTTCTCTAGCTCATCCCCAGCTGAGCCGTAGCTACGGATGGTGTCAAAGTTGTTTAGCGGCATGTACGCAGGTTCACTAGGACTAGTGGGGTAGGAGTCGGGGCGAGGCGTGCAACCGTGCGGATTCTGCAACACATACAAGCCAACACAACAGTAAGGCGCAGCCAACACAACAATCATGACCTGACGGGGCTGCTTTGGGAGGAAGTGCGGTACTTCATCAAAATACAGACTTTATGCCAAGACATGAGCAGGGCCATTTAGATATGCTTGGGggattattgtattgtattcaaCCCCTTCAATTCCTTTATTTATGATTAGGAGGCTACATTTTGATGATTTACCTCTGTTAGTTCAGACACTATTACacaaagtttgtggaaaaaaatgTCTCAAAACTTATTGATGAAATGCATGTGTAAAATAATCTTGAAGCCTATGGCACATGCAAAGCCTctattaaataatcataaaaagctAAAGTGGCAATCTGGTGATGTAAGCAAATTTCTAGATGTGATTTCTACATCTGCAAATTTAAGTGTAGTTTTAAAAGATTGCACAAAGGTACCAAAatacaaaaagcaaaaataaaaatgagtatcATCATATACTCTTTACATATAAGGGTTATAACTAGCTTAAAACATCACCTTCAGTGcattaaaatattgtttaaagaaatattttagtTTGATAATTACCTAATGAAATCCACACAGTTATGAACACACAAATACAGGCACACAGCAAATATTTTTGTAAAGtgctaatgaatataataaaggtagaaaaaaaaaaacaaattccagtATATTTACCTGTGAGGCTTCCAGATTGCTCATCTTAGAATTTCTCTTGTAGATGTTATGATTGTCTGTATTTTTGGGTTTCAGGATAACATGGTTTGTCTGCTCTATCAACTGTCTTCTGCGAGCAGCTCTCCTCTCTCGGCAGTGCATTGCTAAGACAATGATCAGGCCAAGAATGATGACTGATACTATGCCAATGACTATGTAGATGATCTGTAATGAGATGTAAATTAGTACATGGAGACATTTTTCctgaaaataaagatatgaatgcACAATTTTTGTTCAGCATCTGAAAGTTTGCTTCACGTATGGCCCTGTCTGTAAACCTACCTCCTCCATTCCAATATCGATCAGTGTTCCTCTGACAGCATCACAGTAAGTCCCTGTAGCATTTCCTGGACACATGCATCGGAAGCTCCCATACGTGTTGATGCAGCTGCCGCCATTCAGACAGGGGTTCTTGGCACATTCATTGATGTCAATATTACAGTAGGCTCCAGTGAACCCACGGCACTTGCAAATTGGGCCAGAAATACCCTCCTCACAAGTTCCTCTGTTCAGACAAGGATTAGGGTTGCAATACATGTACTGGCAGCGAGGGCCTGACACACGAGCTGGACATTCACATCTGTAAGTGTTTTCAATGTTGACACAGTGGCCATTGTTTAAACAAGGTGAGGAAGCACAAGGATTGGAGTCCAGCTCGCAACGTGACCCAAGGAAACGGGGATGGCACTGGCAAATGAAGGATGCACCGCGTTCTTCACAAGTGCCACCATTAAGACAGGGGTGAGCACCACAGACACCTGGAGGCTGTAACTCAGACTGGCAGTGTTGCACCACGTGGGCCAGGCGGGTAAGTGATGCCACCTTGGTGGTTGCCTGATGAGTCAGAGGTAAGGGGGTATCATCCACTCTAGGGTCATCAATGCAACCAACCATCCCTTGCCGTGGGTCCTGGGCTCCTGCCCATGGTCTCACTTCTGCTCCAAGGTACAGGTGTGGGGTTTCAAGATTGAGAAGGTCTGATGAACCAGGGGAGGCTCCTTGTTCCCTGAACTGGCCATCAACCGTCACTTCAGCCGTGTTGCCAAACCGCTCTAAACCTACATGATGCCACTGCCCATCATCTACTCGAACAGATGATACAGTTACAAGGCCTTCTCCACTCCCCAAGTCCCACCTGTACCTGACTTCCCCTTCCTCAAGCTGTAAAGATGAGAGAAATATTAATTATGTGAGAAATATATTCAAAACAGATAATATCCATCACTAAACTTTCATTCACTTTAATCAAATCAACATCTCTACTTGAATAAtcactgaaaaaaatgaataccaaATTACCTCCAGGATGCTATAATCAATTCTTCCAGCGGTGAACATCAAATTCCCAGATGGATGCAGTGTGCGGaaccagagagagaaggagaagtgtcGCTCAATTGGGTTTCTGAGGGAGTATTGTGTATAGCTTTTGCCTCGGAATGACAAGGGGGAGACAGGAGAGTAACATTCCGGATTAGTGTCTCTCCCTATGCAGCTGGTCTTGTTCAAGCTGCATGTGGCACCAACCAAACCTTCTgggcaaacacatatatatccaagTCTTGAACTATCTGGTTCACATATCTTGAATGAAGGGCATGGGTTGTGTGCACACTCGTTGATGACAATCTCACAACGGGCACCAGAGAAGCCAATGGGGCAGACACACTTTGACTCATGGCGGTGGTGCAGAGATACATAGCTCTTAGTATCTGTTACAATGGCAACCTGGCTGTCATCCAGCACCACTTGTTCCCTGCACTCACCATTTTCGCAGGTATCTTCTGTGCACTCATCTTCCACCACACCTATCACCTGCAGTCCAAGCACCGATTCCAATGTCTGCTGACCAGAGGTGACCTTCTTACGAACCAGGCTCCTTGGGTAGAAAGCACCTCCATTCTTCCTTACAGCAAATAACACATCAAGATCAGCTGCAGTTCCATATTTTCCTTTGCTCACTTTCTTCTTGCCATCTCGTCTGGTTCTTGTGTGGCTGTTTTGGAGACTGAGGATGATGACGTCCCTCGACTTTACATTCATGAGGTTCTTGATACCTCTGTGAAAACTGCGCTTGTAGGACAGAAGGAACTCCTCTGCAGTTGCCCCTCCCAGTTGCACAATGACAGCGTTCTCTACCATTTCatcactaatattaataacatcagtcTCTGCTTGACCAATGGTTGTGAACTTCCCATCTGTTACTGAAATGTTGACGGTGTAGGATCCCTCATCCAAACCGCCCACAGAAGACAGAGTGCCGTCACGGGGGTCAATGGAGAAGTACCTAGAGGTTCCTCCGTTGTGGCTGGATATAACAGAGTACGTGAGTGTGTCATATGGGTCCTCATCTGCAGCTTTGATTTTGCCAAGGACACCACCAAAGTAGTCTCCTGTGTGGACAAATACTGTCACGTAGAGAGGGAGTACCATCGGAGGGTAGCGAGACTCTTCGATGATCTGcgaagggaaatttaaatattcatttaatGATAATACCTTTAGAGATTTAAAGATCACACCTCatgaaacaccaaaacaaaacaaagataataatggaaGTAAGCAGCCACACAAACCTTGACGTCAATCCATGTCTCTGCAAAGAGTGGGGGACGCCCATTGTCATACACCCTTATGAGCAAATGGTAGTCTGCCTTGACCATGTGGTTGAACTTCGTAGCGGTGCGCAGGTGTCCATCCTGAGTCATCCGGAATTCGTTGTTTTCATTCCCATTCCGAATCTCAAAGGTGAAAGGGCCTACCATTACCAGAGGCTTCGTCATCATTGTCAATGATGTCGAACTTGAAGACCAGATGGTTGACTGGTTTGTCCTCCTGTGAATGATTTATAAGGAAAAATTAGTCTCAATTTATCTAAGACAGACAGGAAAgacaatacagacacacatacacaggcatgaacacacacacacacacacacacacacacacacacatgcagcagcaacgcgcgcgcgcacacgcacgtacgcgcacacatgcacacacacacacacacacacacacacacacacacacacacacacacacacacacacacacacacacacacatattctcccATTCACTCCCTCTCGATCAACACAAAATCTCACCTGAACATAAGCAGTATGGTTGGTCTCGACAAACACAGGAGGATTGTCATTGGCGTCGCTGACCTCGATGTTCAGCATGACCGAGCCGGACCGCTGAGGAATGCCATGATCCAGGGCAATCACCTCCAAGTTGTAGGATGAGACGGTCTCCCTGTCGAGCGGTCCAGCTACAGACACGTGTCCTGACTGAGGGTCGATCTGGAACTGCTTCTTGGGGTCTCCATTAGCTATGGCATAGCTGATCTTGCCATTAGCTTCACTGTCTAAGTCTGTCGCTATGACCTGTAAGGGAAACGAGTGATCTTTAAATCTCCCTTAGTattaattttagataaatattgttttctttttcttctgaaacTACTCGAATGTAATTACTggtaattttattgaaatttgtaAAATGATTGTTGAGCTTTTCATACTTCATCAATGCATATGtgaacatgaaataaaaatgtatCATAATTTCTGTTTCATTCCTTGTACATCCCTTTGGTTCTTAATAAAAATGCGAGATGAGCGAGTTATTTCAAAACCTGAATGAAATTTCCa
This window encodes:
- the LOC119597928 gene encoding fat-like cadherin-related tumor suppressor homolog isoform X1; this encodes MTILLCLSRPTILLMFRRTNQSTIWSSSSTSLTMMTKPLVMVGPFTFEIRNGNENNEFRMTQDGHLRTATKFNHMVKADYHLLIRVYDNGRPPLFAETWIDVKIIEESRYPPMVLPLYVTVFVHTGDYFGGVLGKIKAADEDPYDTLTYSVISSHNGGTSRYFSIDPRDGTLSSVGGLDEGSYTVNISVTDGKFTTIGQAETDVINISDEMVENAVIVQLGGATAEEFLLSYKRSFHRGIKNLMNVKSRDVIILSLQNSHTRTRRDGKKKVSKGKYGTAADLDVLFAVRKNGGAFYPRSLVRKKVTSGQQTLESVLGLQVIGVVEDECTEDTCENGECREQVVLDDSQVAIVTDTKSYVSLHHRHESKCVCPIGFSGARCEIVINECAHNPCPSFKICEPDSSRLGYICVCPEGLVGATCSLNKTSCIGRDTNPECYSPVSPLSFRGKSYTQYSLRNPIERHFSFSLWFRTLHPSGNLMFTAGRIDYSILELEEGEVRYRWDLGSGEGLVTVSSVRVDDGQWHHVGLERFGNTAEVTVDGQFREQGASPGSSDLLNLETPHLYLGAEVRPWAGAQDPRQGMVGCIDDPRVDDTPLPLTHQATTKVASLTRLAHVVQHCQSELQPPGVCGAHPCLNGGTCEERGASFICQCHPRFLGSRCELDSNPCASSPCLNNGHCVNIENTYRCECPARVSGPRCQYMYCNPNPCLNRGTCEEGISGPICKCRGFTGAYCNIDINECAKNPCLNGGSCINTYGSFRCMCPGNATGTYCDAVRGTLIDIGMEEIIYIVIGIVSVIILGLIIVLAMHCRERRAARRRQLIEQTNHVILKPKNTDNHNIYKRNSKMSNLEASQNPHGCTPRPDSYPTSPSEPAYMPLNNFDTIRSYGSAGDELENLPQYSRDFVQNISKPNSLHHHHHLHTPQINPLGTPRGSTLGSTMGSTLGSPGSTLAADTDSLHKPWKDALAHNLKDTYYENAKIQNDVKFRQGEYMSLKKLSVDGSTRDDASVRSGASMDDLPGYHWDCSDWARPSQNPLPNIMEVPGGEVRDSSSYHSNESNESIVVKPAENQPLMPPVEGPVDPGRDMETLPADELVSECGTEFELESRPDLDTSQLLDPNSDAGAESDTSLFIPQPQRYETHPNQYLPRYQVGSETETDDERGKLLNTLDDPYSVVYRPPPINHLPEDRDGATYSPYRVRSNRRHDTVKRFSEFGADISVISGMEDEEEGASLWGGAASNTSASDLDNVCDIEDSEVNSEFENDDKIKK
- the LOC119597928 gene encoding fat-like cadherin-related tumor suppressor homolog isoform X2, yielding MTILLCLSRPTILLMFRRTNQSTIWSSSSTSLTMMTKPLVMVGPFTFEIRNGNENNEFRMTQDGHLRTATKFNHMVKADYHLLIRVYDNGRPPLFAETWIDVKIIEESRYPPMVLPLYVTVFVHTGDYFGGVLGKIKAADEDPYDTLTYSVISSHNGGTSRYFSIDPRDGTLSSVGGLDEGSYTVNISVTDGKFTTIGQAETDVINISDEMVENAVIVQLGGATAEEFLLSYKRSFHRGIKNLMNVKSRDVIILSLQNSHTRTRRDGKKKVSKGKYGTAADLDVLFAVRKNGGAFYPRSLVRKKVTSGQQTLESVLGLQVIGVVEDECTEDTCENGECREQVVLDDSQVAIVTDTKSYVSLHHRHESKCVCPIGFSGARCEIVINECAHNPCPSFKICEPDSSRLGYICVCPEGLVGATCSLNKTSCIGRDTNPECYSPVSPLSFRGKSYTQYSLRNPIERHFSFSLWFRTLHPSGNLMFTAGRIDYSILELEEGEVRYRWDLGSGEGLVTVSSVRVDDGQWHHVGLERFGNTAEVTVDGQFREQGASPGSSDLLNLETPHLYLGAEVRPWAGAQDPRQGMVGCIDDPRVDDTPLPLTHQATTKVASLTRLAHVVQHCQSELQPPGVCGAHPCLNGGTCEERGASFICQCHPRFLGSRCELDSNPCASSPCLNNGHCVNIENTYRCECPARVSGPRCQYMYCNPNPCLNRGTCEEGISGPICKCRGFTGAYCNIDINECAKNPCLNGGSCINTYGSFRCMCPGNATGTYCDAVRGTLIDIGMEEIIYIVIGIVSVIILGLIIVLAMHCRERRAARRRQLIEQTNHVILKPKNTDNHNIYKRNSKMSNLEASQNPHGCTPRPDSYPTSPSEPAYMPLNNFDTIRSYGSAGDELENLPQYSRDFVQNISKPNSLHHHHHLHTPQINPLGTPRGSTLGSTMGSTLGSPGSTLAADTDSLHKPWKDALAHNLKDTYYENAKIQNDVKFRQGEYMSLKKLSVDGSTRDDASVRSGASMDDLPVEGPVDPGRDMETLPADELVSECGTEFELESRPDLDTSQLLDPNSDAGAESDTSLFIPQPQRYETHPNQYLPRYQVGSETETDDERGKLLNTLDDPYSVVYRPPPINHLPEDRDGATYSPYRVRSNRRHDTVKRFSEFGADISVISGMEDEEEGASLWGGAASNTSASDLDNVCDIEDSEVNSEFENDDKIKK